The following are encoded together in the bacterium genome:
- a CDS encoding response regulator — translation MIDHTPEPGPRCRVLIVDDDPAFSGDMTLLLGDRFEVTVAADTAGALAKIAEARPDVVLLDITLKDGVDGFVALARIKPWSRRR, via the coding sequence ATGATCGACCACACGCCCGAGCCCGGACCGCGCTGCCGGGTCCTGATCGTCGACGACGACCCCGCCTTCAGCGGTGACATGACCCTGCTGCTCGGCGACCGGTTCGAGGTGACCGTTGCCGCCGACACGGCCGGCGCGCTGGCGAAGATCGCCGAGGCGCGGCCGGACGTGGTGCTGCTGGACATCACCCTAAAGGACGGCGTGGACGGCTTCGTCGCGCTGGCCAGGATCAAACCGTGGAGTCGCCGCAGGTGA
- a CDS encoding sensor histidine kinase: MRGTLSRSRPITAGPLGWTDGSVQVALVGNVVGDAALEVLLGGAGGWNWLVDETLKPLALLHDPDFRPLGDGTYLRGMPGGERRLVVLGGRGLASAEFVLEENPRRVPWELIAAGTATVGAAGTAWRWRRRRLTPAALRALRLQLLERLVGERHGAIGPLTAAERLAERLLASFAKTGGDRALLEQRIRELLREMLDVGVPQLAAAADVAELAGLDEKELGEARQALDELKASLLKIADDWDGATPADEAVTASAVALRPLVESARLRFRNLCKLVAADFAASPGAILTRSLAAHEDTISRMGVEVSLPADPIPDCFIDAEDLAFVLDNLVENALRAMEPATQRRLAVEWRPVTDVIALHVQDSGVGMTASEAAAALEPGEGKRAGGGRGLPGSCARLRKYEGKLIVAATAPGQGTTMVLYLRTANTGAASTAPGGDA, translated from the coding sequence GTGCGCGGTACACTGAGTCGCTCGCGGCCGATCACCGCCGGCCCGCTGGGCTGGACGGACGGCTCGGTGCAGGTGGCGCTGGTGGGGAATGTCGTGGGCGACGCGGCGCTCGAGGTGCTGCTGGGCGGGGCGGGCGGCTGGAACTGGCTGGTCGATGAGACACTCAAACCGCTGGCTCTGCTGCATGACCCCGACTTCCGGCCGCTGGGCGATGGCACCTATCTGCGGGGGATGCCGGGCGGCGAGCGGCGGCTGGTGGTGTTGGGGGGGCGGGGGCTCGCGAGTGCGGAGTTCGTGCTCGAGGAGAACCCGCGACGGGTGCCCTGGGAACTGATTGCGGCCGGCACGGCCACCGTGGGCGCGGCGGGCACGGCGTGGCGCTGGCGCCGGCGGCGGCTGACGCCCGCGGCGTTGAGGGCGCTGCGCCTGCAGCTGTTGGAGAGGCTGGTCGGTGAGAGGCACGGAGCGATCGGTCCCCTGACCGCGGCCGAGCGGCTGGCGGAGCGGCTGCTTGCCTCTTTCGCCAAGACGGGCGGCGACCGGGCGCTCCTCGAACAGCGCATCCGTGAACTCCTGCGGGAGATGCTCGACGTCGGCGTGCCACAGTTGGCGGCGGCGGCCGACGTGGCAGAGCTGGCGGGGCTGGATGAGAAGGAGTTGGGCGAGGCGCGCCAGGCGCTGGACGAACTGAAGGCATCTTTGCTGAAGATCGCGGACGACTGGGACGGGGCCACGCCGGCCGACGAAGCGGTGACGGCCTCCGCCGTTGCGCTCCGTCCCCTGGTGGAATCCGCGCGATTGCGCTTCCGCAACCTGTGCAAACTGGTTGCGGCCGATTTCGCGGCGTCGCCCGGCGCCATCCTGACGCGCTCGCTGGCCGCGCACGAAGACACCATCTCCCGAATGGGGGTGGAGGTCTCGTTGCCGGCCGACCCGATACCGGACTGCTTCATCGACGCGGAAGACCTGGCGTTCGTGCTGGACAACCTCGTCGAGAACGCGCTGCGCGCCATGGAACCGGCCACGCAGCGTCGGCTGGCCGTGGAATGGCGACCGGTCACCGACGTGATCGCCCTTCACGTGCAGGACAGCGGCGTCGGCATGACCGCCAGCGAAGCTGCGGCGGCGCTCGAGCCCGGCGAAGGCAAGCGCGCGGGCGGCGGCCGCGGGCTGCCCGGCAGCTGTGCGCGCCTGCGGAAGTACGAAGGCAAGCTGATCGTGGCCGCCACGGCGCCCGGTCAGGGCACGACGATGGTTCTCTATCTCAGAACGGCAAACACGGGCGCGGCATCGACTGCGCCGGGGGGCGACGCATGA